One genomic region from Spirulina subsalsa PCC 9445 encodes:
- a CDS encoding IS4 family transposase gives MLSNFPQIVKQCLGHLPQDDYPVLNTFKFVSIWLEFVLDQSQTSMRSLFKRLNIMGESVDISTFSKASKYRDPQIFYQLWVHLTQQFLKQNKIPSNQLQLFPLDSTIVTLTSKLLWHQEVHQVKLFAGLNLFTGIPGGLFLHFGQGHDYKYGDTTLESIPANGVGIMDRGFFSLIQIALLQKLKDRYFVLRIRNNVHLTFLDNGNCLLGQGREQIEARVVSFSDLEKKTEFRLVTNLPETGEGGVSSEEIAEFYRLRWSIELLWKFLKMHLKLDRLIPKNINGIEIQIYSCLIAYLLLNMLKIPTEFGKSLLDKLRYLQAFMCQKISYVHWFRELVPPG, from the coding sequence ATTCTATCCAACTTTCCTCAAATTGTCAAACAATGCCTCGGTCATTTGCCTCAAGATGACTATCCCGTCTTAAATACTTTTAAATTCGTTTCCATTTGGCTTGAATTTGTTCTTGACCAGAGTCAAACCAGTATGAGAAGTCTCTTCAAGAGGCTTAATATTATGGGGGAGTCTGTTGATATTTCCACCTTTTCTAAAGCCAGTAAGTATCGCGATCCTCAAATTTTTTATCAATTGTGGGTTCATCTAACACAACAGTTTCTTAAACAGAATAAGATTCCATCCAATCAGCTACAACTTTTTCCCTTAGATTCAACCATTGTCACTCTCACCAGTAAGTTACTCTGGCATCAAGAAGTTCACCAAGTCAAGCTTTTTGCGGGTCTAAATCTCTTCACCGGAATTCCAGGCGGACTCTTCCTTCATTTTGGTCAAGGTCATGACTATAAATATGGCGATACAACCCTAGAATCAATTCCAGCTAATGGCGTTGGAATAATGGATAGAGGCTTTTTTAGCCTAATTCAAATTGCCCTGTTACAAAAGTTGAAGGATCGCTACTTCGTTCTGAGAATTAGGAACAATGTTCACTTAACTTTCCTAGATAATGGCAATTGTTTACTAGGCCAAGGTCGCGAACAAATTGAAGCTAGAGTCGTGAGTTTTAGCGACTTAGAGAAAAAGACTGAGTTTCGATTAGTAACGAACTTACCCGAGACGGGAGAAGGAGGAGTTAGCTCAGAAGAAATTGCCGAGTTTTATCGTTTGCGTTGGTCAATTGAGTTGCTTTGGAAATTTTTAAAGATGCACCTCAAATTAGATCGCCTCATCCCTAAAAATATCAACGGAATTGAAATCCAGATTTATAGTTGTCTGATTGCCTATTTACTTCTAAATATGCTCAAGATACCGACAGAGTTCGGTAAATCTTTATTGGATAAATTGCGATATTTACAGGCGTTTATGTGTCAAAAAATTAGCTATGTACACTGGTTTAGAGAGCTAGTGCCACCTGGTTAA
- a CDS encoding ribonuclease HII: MRFYFVERDLPELAAPYETVAGVDEVGRGALFGAVVAAAVVLSPEACSELVKAGVRDSKRLSAKRRMTLAEQIRAIALDVQISHATHQEIDQINIFQASLLAMGRAVEALNPVPSICFVDGKFPIPHLTPPQQNIIKGDQKSVVIASASIVAKVWRDQQIIELAAEYPQYDLIANKGYGTQKHLLALQQYGPSPYHRLSFKPCRL; this comes from the coding sequence ATGAGATTCTATTTCGTAGAACGTGATTTACCTGAACTTGCAGCACCCTATGAAACCGTTGCCGGGGTGGATGAGGTGGGGCGGGGTGCATTGTTTGGGGCGGTGGTAGCGGCGGCCGTTGTGTTGTCTCCAGAGGCCTGTTCAGAATTGGTGAAAGCGGGGGTGCGGGATAGTAAGCGCTTGTCTGCTAAACGACGAATGACACTCGCGGAACAAATTCGTGCGATCGCCCTTGATGTCCAAATTAGTCACGCGACCCACCAAGAAATTGATCAAATCAACATCTTTCAGGCCTCTTTGTTAGCGATGGGTCGTGCAGTGGAAGCCTTGAATCCAGTCCCCTCCATCTGTTTTGTAGATGGAAAATTCCCCATCCCCCATTTAACCCCACCCCAGCAAAATATCATCAAGGGGGATCAGAAATCTGTCGTCATTGCCTCAGCTAGTATTGTCGCTAAAGTCTGGCGGGATCAACAGATTATAGAACTCGCGGCAGAATATCCCCAATATGATCTCATCGCCAATAAGGGATATGGCACCCAAAAGCATCTGCTAGCCCTACAACAGTATGGGCCATCTCCCTACCATCGCTTATCCTTCAAACCTTGTCGGTTGTAG
- a CDS encoding Uma2 family endonuclease, with protein MQVTFEQLVIPPGRQLLMKDISWQMYEDLLEDLGEKRGFRINYSQGILEIMVPLPEHEDDKVIIGNLVEILLEELDIEFRNLASTTFKSQTMRQGLEADQCFYIENEAEVRGQKRIDLSIDPPPDLAIEIDLTSRTQFNNYEVLGVGELWRFNGTILEINVLQDGVYIQSNESPHFPGFPLRKIIPEYLERSKVEGRNKTMKAFRAWVREQI; from the coding sequence ATGCAAGTCACTTTTGAACAATTAGTCATTCCCCCCGGTCGGCAACTTTTAATGAAAGATATTAGTTGGCAGATGTACGAAGACTTGCTAGAAGATTTGGGAGAAAAACGCGGGTTTCGGATTAATTACAGTCAAGGAATATTGGAAATTATGGTGCCATTACCGGAACACGAAGACGATAAAGTCATTATTGGTAATCTCGTGGAAATTCTGCTAGAAGAACTTGATATTGAGTTCAGAAACTTGGCTTCAACCACCTTTAAAAGTCAAACCATGAGACAAGGACTTGAAGCCGACCAATGTTTCTATATCGAAAATGAGGCAGAGGTTCGTGGTCAAAAGCGAATTGATTTAAGTATAGACCCGCCCCCAGATTTAGCCATTGAAATTGATCTTACATCGCGGACTCAGTTTAACAATTATGAAGTCTTAGGAGTTGGGGAACTTTGGCGCTTTAACGGTACAATTTTAGAAATTAATGTGCTACAAGATGGTGTTTATATTCAATCTAATGAAAGCCCTCATTTTCCCGGATTTCCTTTAAGGAAAATTATTCCTGAATATCTGGAACGGAGTAAAGTTGAAGGCAGGAATAAAACCATGAAAGCGTTTCGGGCTTGGGTTAGGGAGCAAATTTAG
- a CDS encoding Rne/Rng family ribonuclease: MPKQIIIAEQHKIAAVFAEDQIQELVVSTGNQQVSDIYLGTVENVIQGIDAAFVNIGDAERNGFMHVTDLGPLRLRKSAGAITELLTPQQTVLVQVMKEPTGNKGPRLTGNITLPGRYLVLMPYGRGVNLSRRIKNEAERSRLRALAILIKPAGMGLLVRTEAEGKGEDAIMEDLEYLQRQWESIQQQANMSKPPALLNRDEDFIQRILRDIYSADVNRIVVDSAAGVKRVKQQLMNWSGGRSPEGVLIDHHRDRLPILEYFRVNAAIREALKPRVDLPSGGYIIIEPTEALTVIDVNSGSFTRSATARETVLWTNYEAATEIARQMRLRNMGGVIVVDFIDMDSRRDQLALLEHFNKALRADKARPQIAQLSELGLVELTRKRQGQNLYELFGKECPHCGGLGHLVQLPGESGEELPERVVSTTPTLVRTPEKREEEIEPLFDAGGDESSVDLDLLHHPSYQEPGGNNKRRRRRRLTELELGNKSKPRPSGTNGQKLETENDYSSSNESYGILRDSSGSRERDTSEKYSPSRGSRIRETIIPEKVSVEMTPVEQDIYAMMGISPLIRANRELKDPKAVIVSVRPVGTDEEVEEEREKPAKPILNNAVESPSMVSELASQPDEEEFEENSPVFSEESEEFVQSVESMESMESVQSASEDTGLKSNDSDAEDEEDRPVIRRRRRRSSAR; the protein is encoded by the coding sequence ATGCCAAAGCAAATTATTATTGCTGAACAGCATAAAATCGCAGCCGTTTTTGCAGAAGATCAGATTCAAGAACTTGTTGTCTCTACTGGTAATCAACAAGTTAGCGATATTTACCTCGGCACCGTAGAAAATGTGATTCAAGGCATTGATGCTGCTTTTGTGAACATTGGCGATGCCGAACGCAATGGCTTTATGCACGTCACAGACCTAGGCCCTTTACGCTTGCGCAAAAGTGCCGGAGCGATTACGGAACTTTTAACTCCCCAACAAACGGTTCTGGTTCAAGTCATGAAAGAACCTACGGGGAACAAAGGGCCTCGACTCACGGGAAATATTACCCTCCCCGGACGTTATTTAGTCTTAATGCCCTACGGACGCGGGGTGAATCTGTCCCGTCGCATCAAAAACGAAGCCGAACGCAGTCGTTTACGCGCCTTAGCGATTCTGATTAAACCCGCCGGGATGGGTTTATTAGTGCGGACGGAAGCCGAAGGAAAAGGCGAAGATGCCATTATGGAGGATTTAGAATACCTCCAACGACAATGGGAGTCTATCCAACAACAGGCCAACATGAGCAAACCTCCGGCGCTGTTGAATCGGGATGAAGACTTTATCCAACGGATTCTACGGGATATTTACAGCGCGGACGTGAACCGGATTGTGGTGGATTCGGCCGCTGGGGTTAAGCGGGTGAAACAACAATTAATGAACTGGAGTGGCGGACGGTCGCCGGAAGGGGTGTTAATTGACCATCACCGCGATCGCCTGCCCATTCTCGAATACTTCCGGGTGAATGCCGCCATCCGAGAAGCCCTCAAACCCAGAGTAGATTTACCCTCCGGCGGGTATATCATCATCGAACCCACCGAAGCCCTCACCGTCATTGATGTGAACTCCGGCTCCTTTACTCGTTCCGCCACGGCACGGGAAACCGTCCTCTGGACGAACTACGAAGCCGCTACCGAAATCGCCCGTCAAATGCGCTTACGCAACATGGGCGGCGTGATTGTGGTGGACTTTATTGATATGGACTCCCGGCGGGATCAATTGGCCTTATTAGAACACTTTAATAAAGCCCTGCGCGCCGACAAAGCCCGCCCCCAAATTGCCCAACTCTCGGAACTGGGACTGGTTGAACTGACCCGCAAACGCCAAGGCCAAAACCTCTATGAACTCTTTGGCAAAGAATGCCCCCATTGTGGCGGCTTAGGTCATTTAGTCCAACTCCCCGGCGAAAGTGGCGAAGAACTGCCCGAACGGGTCGTTTCCACCACTCCAACCTTGGTGAGAACTCCCGAAAAACGGGAGGAGGAAATTGAACCTCTGTTTGACGCGGGAGGAGATGAGAGCAGTGTGGATTTAGATTTACTCCATCATCCCAGCTACCAAGAACCGGGCGGCAACAACAAACGCAGACGGCGGCGGCGTTTGACTGAGCTAGAACTGGGGAACAAGAGCAAACCCCGTCCTTCGGGTACCAATGGCCAAAAACTGGAGACAGAGAACGATTACAGCAGCAGTAACGAGTCTTACGGGATTCTGCGGGATTCTTCTGGAAGTCGAGAACGGGATACCAGTGAAAAATACAGTCCCAGTCGCGGTTCTCGGATTCGGGAAACCATTATCCCGGAAAAAGTCTCCGTAGAAATGACCCCGGTTGAACAGGATATTTACGCCATGATGGGCATTTCTCCCCTGATTCGTGCCAATCGTGAGTTAAAAGATCCTAAAGCCGTCATTGTCTCTGTTCGTCCTGTAGGGACTGACGAAGAGGTAGAAGAGGAACGGGAAAAACCCGCCAAACCAATTCTGAATAATGCCGTTGAGTCTCCTAGCATGGTTAGTGAGTTGGCTAGTCAGCCGGACGAGGAGGAATTTGAGGAAAATAGTCCGGTGTTCTCTGAGGAGTCTGAGGAGTTTGTTCAATCTGTGGAGTCTATGGAGTCTATGGAGTCTGTGCAGTCCGCGAGTGAGGATACAGGGTTGAAGTCTAATGACTCTGATGCAGAGGATGAGGAGGATCGTCCTGTCATCCGTCGCCGTCGTCGTCGCTCTTCTGCTCGCTAA
- a CDS encoding cysteine desulfurase family protein translates to MSQRPIYMDGHATTPVDPRVVEAMLPFFTEHFGNPSSITHAYGWEAEAAVKKSRQIIAEAIHCSPDEVIFTSGATEANNLAIKGVAESYFQQGRHIITLATEHRAVLDPYDYLASLGFEVTKLPVQSDGLVDLEVLSQAIRPDTILVSVMAANNEIGVLQPLAEIGAMCHEKGVLFHTDAAQAIAKIPLDVEAMQIDLMSITAHKVYGPKGIGALYVRRRNPRVKLAAQIHGGGQERDLRSGTLYTPQIVGLGKAIELGLSEASEGERLGEMRDRLWSQLQTLDGVILNGHPTQRLPGNLNISIEGVDGNALLLGLQSIVALSSGSACSSTHIAPSHVLTALGRPEPLAYASLRFGLGRFNTPAEIEQVAPAIISTVQALRQANPKTKPSRR, encoded by the coding sequence ATGTCCCAACGTCCCATTTACATGGATGGCCATGCCACAACTCCGGTAGATCCGCGAGTCGTCGAGGCCATGTTACCCTTTTTTACCGAGCATTTTGGCAACCCCTCCAGCATTACCCATGCCTATGGTTGGGAAGCAGAAGCGGCGGTCAAAAAAAGCCGCCAAATTATCGCCGAGGCGATTCACTGTAGCCCCGATGAGGTGATTTTTACCAGTGGGGCTACAGAGGCCAATAATTTAGCCATTAAAGGGGTGGCTGAGTCCTATTTTCAACAAGGCCGACATATTATTACCCTCGCCACCGAACACCGGGCGGTTTTAGATCCCTATGATTATTTGGCTTCCTTGGGGTTTGAAGTGACTAAACTTCCGGTTCAATCCGATGGGCTGGTGGATTTAGAGGTGTTAAGCCAAGCCATCCGCCCCGATACTATTTTAGTCTCTGTGATGGCGGCTAATAATGAAATTGGGGTGTTACAACCCTTAGCGGAAATTGGCGCAATGTGCCATGAAAAGGGGGTTTTGTTCCATACGGATGCGGCTCAGGCGATCGCCAAAATTCCCCTAGATGTGGAAGCCATGCAGATTGATCTAATGTCCATTACCGCCCATAAAGTGTATGGCCCCAAAGGAATTGGCGCGTTATATGTTCGACGACGTAACCCTAGAGTCAAATTAGCCGCCCAAATTCACGGGGGCGGACAGGAACGAGACTTGCGTTCAGGAACCCTTTATACCCCCCAAATCGTGGGACTGGGCAAAGCCATTGAATTGGGACTCAGTGAGGCCAGCGAAGGGGAGAGATTGGGGGAAATGCGCGATCGCCTCTGGAGCCAACTCCAAACCCTAGACGGCGTAATCCTCAACGGACACCCCACCCAGCGACTCCCCGGCAACCTCAACATCAGTATAGAAGGAGTCGATGGAAACGCCCTCCTCCTCGGACTCCAGTCCATCGTCGCCCTCTCCTCCGGTTCCGCCTGTTCCTCCACCCACATCGCCCCCTCCCACGTCCTCACCGCCCTGGGTCGCCCCGAACCCCTCGCCTACGCCTCCCTGCGCTTCGGCCTAGGGCGTTTCAACACCCCCGCAGAAATCGAGCAAGTCGCCCCCGCCATCATTTCCACCGTTCAAGCCCTGCGCCAAGCCAACCCCAAAACAAAGCCATCTCGCCGTTAG
- a CDS encoding DUF1997 domain-containing protein — translation MKLCLAAAETVAMAVEAETIPINHYLRQPQRLVHAIADSSLMECLGGDRYRLKMHPLNLLDIYHFQPTVVLRVWSDGKGNVYLNSESCEIRGIDYINDRFSLRVRGILSPIIRDGMTYLEGQANVEVSVELPPLLLFTPLSLLETTGKGLMRGVLSRIKQRLLSHLIADYHHWARGEEIPSDAALGVNYGLLIDP, via the coding sequence ATGAAACTTTGTTTAGCGGCTGCGGAAACAGTTGCCATGGCAGTCGAAGCGGAAACCATTCCGATTAACCATTATTTGCGCCAACCCCAACGCTTGGTTCATGCTATTGCCGATTCTTCCCTGATGGAGTGTTTAGGAGGCGATCGCTATCGTTTGAAAATGCACCCTCTCAACCTACTGGATATCTACCATTTCCAGCCTACGGTTGTCCTGCGGGTTTGGTCTGATGGTAAGGGAAATGTCTACCTCAACTCGGAATCCTGCGAAATTCGCGGGATTGATTATATTAATGACCGTTTTAGTCTCAGAGTCCGTGGCATCCTCTCCCCAATCATTCGGGATGGGATGACCTATCTAGAAGGTCAGGCTAATGTAGAGGTGAGTGTAGAACTCCCGCCGTTGTTGTTATTCACGCCTTTATCTCTGTTGGAAACCACGGGGAAAGGGTTAATGCGCGGGGTTCTCTCCCGCATTAAACAGCGTCTACTCTCCCATCTCATCGCCGATTATCACCACTGGGCTAGAGGGGAAGAAATCCCCTCGGATGCCGCTTTGGGCGTGAATTATGGTCTACTGATTGATCCCTAG
- a CDS encoding AAA family ATPase, whose amino-acid sequence MSDRISKLTDNLARTIVGKDSAIRLVLVALISGGHALLEDVPGVGKTLLAKSLARSVNGKFQRIQCTPDLLPTDITGTNIWNPSSREFEFLPGPAFANVLLADEINRATPRTQSALLEVMEEHQVTVDGQARKVPQPFFVIATQNPIEYQGTFPLPEAQMDRFTLSLTLGYPSESEELLMLQRQQENISVDSLEPCISLEEVLSLQKQAQQVRVAPELQQYILNLVRASRSDEEIVLGVSPRGSVALQKATQAYALLNQRDYATPDDVKFLAPHVLAHRLIPAGGKQGRTIVERLLRTIPVE is encoded by the coding sequence ATGAGCGATCGCATCTCCAAACTCACCGACAACCTCGCACGGACCATTGTAGGCAAAGACAGCGCCATACGCCTTGTTCTCGTCGCCCTCATTAGTGGCGGACACGCCCTCCTCGAAGATGTCCCCGGAGTCGGAAAAACCCTCCTCGCCAAATCCCTCGCCCGTTCCGTGAACGGCAAATTCCAGCGCATTCAATGCACCCCCGATCTCCTGCCCACCGACATCACCGGAACCAACATCTGGAATCCCAGCAGTCGAGAATTTGAATTTCTCCCCGGCCCCGCCTTTGCCAACGTCCTCCTCGCCGACGAAATCAACCGCGCCACCCCCCGCACCCAGTCCGCCCTACTCGAAGTCATGGAAGAACACCAAGTCACCGTAGACGGACAAGCGCGCAAAGTTCCCCAGCCCTTCTTCGTCATTGCCACCCAGAATCCCATTGAATACCAAGGCACCTTCCCCCTCCCCGAAGCCCAAATGGATCGCTTTACCCTCTCCCTCACCTTGGGCTATCCTTCCGAAAGCGAGGAATTACTGATGTTACAGCGTCAGCAAGAGAACATCAGCGTAGACTCCCTTGAACCCTGTATTTCCCTTGAAGAAGTCTTAAGCCTACAAAAACAAGCCCAACAAGTGCGCGTCGCCCCAGAACTCCAACAATATATTCTCAACCTCGTTCGCGCCTCCAGGAGTGATGAAGAAATTGTGCTTGGTGTGAGTCCTCGTGGCAGTGTTGCCCTACAAAAAGCCACCCAAGCTTATGCGTTACTCAATCAACGAGACTACGCCACCCCCGACGATGTGAAATTCTTGGCACCTCATGTCCTTGCCCATCGTCTGATTCCCGCAGGTGGCAAACAAGGCCGTACTATCGTAGAACGATTATTACGCACCATCCCCGTGGAATAA
- a CDS encoding bifunctional riboflavin kinase/FAD synthetase gives MWITSSPTTVLTPTAIALGNFDGIHRGHQKVVRPILDPVFDSDRVIVRSHLLTGQERSSAHIYPTVVTFKPHPQEFFSGQKRQLLTPLPEKAQILERLGVEQLVLLPFDQNLAALSPQEFVEHLLIDQLQATRISVGADFRFGHKRAGTVEDLKAIAQKFGCEVRITPLHRLETERISSSQIRQALINGDISRANTLLGRSYSITGTVVTGQQLGRTIGFPTANLEVSDDKLLPRHGVYSVRVWTNNDTLPATSPQIGVMNLGCRPTVDNTPQTTLEIHLLDWSGDLYGQTLTITLEQFLRPEQKFASLDELKQQIAQDCLTTRQLVNYPTLPRREDGAS, from the coding sequence GTGTGGATTACATCATCTCCGACTACTGTTTTAACCCCAACTGCGATCGCGCTCGGCAACTTTGACGGCATTCACCGAGGGCATCAGAAGGTTGTGCGCCCAATTTTAGACCCGGTTTTTGACTCAGATCGGGTGATTGTTCGTTCCCACCTGCTCACGGGACAAGAACGATCCAGCGCCCATATTTACCCCACGGTGGTCACATTTAAACCCCACCCCCAAGAATTTTTTAGTGGCCAAAAACGCCAACTGTTAACTCCCTTACCGGAAAAAGCCCAAATTTTGGAACGGTTAGGGGTTGAGCAACTGGTCTTATTGCCCTTTGATCAGAACTTAGCCGCCCTGAGTCCCCAAGAGTTTGTAGAGCATTTGTTGATTGATCAACTGCAAGCCACCCGGATTTCTGTGGGGGCTGATTTCCGCTTTGGTCATAAGCGGGCGGGAACGGTGGAGGATTTAAAGGCGATCGCGCAAAAATTCGGTTGTGAAGTCCGAATCACCCCCCTCCATCGTCTGGAAACCGAACGCATTAGTAGTTCCCAAATTCGTCAAGCTTTAATTAACGGCGACATCTCCCGCGCCAATACCCTCCTAGGGCGTTCCTACAGCATCACCGGAACCGTCGTCACCGGGCAACAACTGGGGCGTACTATTGGCTTCCCCACCGCCAACTTAGAAGTGAGCGACGACAAACTCCTCCCCCGTCATGGAGTCTATAGCGTCCGTGTGTGGACCAACAACGACACCCTACCCGCCACCTCCCCCCAAATTGGCGTAATGAACCTAGGCTGTCGTCCCACCGTTGATAATACCCCCCAAACCACCCTAGAAATTCATCTCCTAGACTGGTCTGGGGATCTCTACGGTCAAACCCTGACCATCACCCTAGAACAATTTCTGCGACCGGAACAGAAATTCGCCTCCCTCGATGAATTAAAACAACAAATTGCCCAAGATTGTTTAACCACAAGACAACTGGTGAACTACCCCACCCTGCCTAGGCGCGAGGATGGAGCTTCCTGA
- a CDS encoding MBL fold metallo-hydrolase, with the protein MSKPNQQFKITFWGVRGSIPCPGAETVRYGGNTPCIAMEVGDKNLIFDGGTGLRVLGQSLLSQMPIEAYMFFTHTHWDHIQGFPFFTPAFIPGNQFHIYGTVAPNGATIRQRHNDQMLHPNFPVPLQIMQANLQFYDLEVGEVLQLDDVTIENAKLNHPGEAVGYRVSWQGFSAAYVTDTEHFPDHLDENVLHLAHNADLLIYDATYTDEEYHSKTSSKVSWGHSTWQEAVKVAKAAKVKQLAIFHHDPLHNDDFLDQVHEQVSAAYPGAFVAKEKQSIDLMAVGHHKIEPPSGSNCVKM; encoded by the coding sequence ATGTCTAAACCAAACCAACAGTTTAAGATTACATTTTGGGGCGTGCGGGGAAGCATTCCCTGTCCCGGTGCGGAAACAGTACGCTATGGGGGAAATACCCCTTGTATCGCCATGGAAGTGGGGGACAAAAACCTGATTTTTGACGGGGGAACAGGGTTAAGAGTGTTGGGACAGTCCCTGCTATCTCAGATGCCCATTGAAGCTTATATGTTCTTCACCCATACGCACTGGGATCATATTCAAGGGTTTCCCTTTTTTACCCCGGCCTTTATTCCGGGGAATCAATTCCATATTTACGGCACTGTTGCTCCCAATGGGGCGACGATTCGGCAACGGCACAATGACCAAATGCTGCACCCTAATTTTCCTGTTCCCTTGCAAATTATGCAGGCGAATTTACAGTTTTATGATTTGGAAGTGGGGGAAGTGTTGCAGCTAGATGATGTGACCATTGAGAATGCTAAACTGAACCACCCCGGCGAAGCGGTGGGGTATCGGGTCAGTTGGCAAGGGTTTAGCGCGGCCTATGTGACGGATACAGAGCATTTTCCCGATCATTTAGATGAAAATGTCTTACACCTCGCCCACAACGCGGATTTGTTGATTTACGATGCCACCTATACGGATGAGGAATATCACTCCAAAACTAGCAGTAAGGTGAGTTGGGGTCATTCGACTTGGCAAGAAGCGGTTAAGGTGGCTAAAGCGGCTAAGGTCAAGCAATTGGCGATTTTCCATCATGATCCCCTACACAATGATGACTTTTTGGATCAAGTCCATGAGCAGGTGAGCGCGGCCTATCCGGGGGCTTTTGTGGCGAAGGAAAAACAGTCCATTGATTTAATGGCCGTCGGTCATCACAAAATTGAACCCCCGAGTGGGTCGAATTGTGTCAAAATGTAA
- the rpe gene encoding ribulose-phosphate 3-epimerase produces MSNKPIVIAPSILSADFSRLGEDIKAVDQAGADWIHVDVMDGRFVPNITIGPLIVKAIRPITDKPLDVHLMIVEPEKYVEDFAKAGADIISVHAEHNASPHLHRTLGQIRELGKQAGVVLNPSTPLELIEYVLEVCDLILIMSVNPGFGGQSFIPNVVPKIQKLRQMCDERGLDPWIEVDGGLKPSNSWQVIEAGANAIVAGSAVFGAPDYAAAIEGIRNSKRPANAPELVTA; encoded by the coding sequence ATGAGCAACAAACCCATTGTTATCGCCCCTTCCATTTTGTCCGCCGATTTTAGCCGTCTTGGAGAAGACATCAAAGCTGTTGACCAAGCTGGAGCAGACTGGATTCATGTTGATGTCATGGATGGTCGCTTCGTCCCCAACATCACCATTGGGCCTCTGATCGTTAAGGCCATTCGTCCCATTACCGACAAGCCCCTTGATGTCCATTTAATGATTGTGGAACCGGAGAAGTATGTTGAAGACTTTGCCAAGGCCGGGGCGGATATTATCTCGGTTCACGCTGAACACAACGCTTCTCCTCACCTCCACCGCACCCTCGGCCAAATCCGTGAACTGGGCAAACAGGCGGGGGTCGTTCTCAATCCCTCTACTCCTTTGGAGTTGATTGAGTACGTTTTAGAGGTGTGTGACCTCATTTTGATTATGAGTGTTAACCCCGGTTTTGGCGGTCAAAGCTTTATTCCCAATGTTGTCCCCAAAATTCAAAAACTGCGTCAAATGTGTGACGAACGGGGGTTAGATCCTTGGATTGAAGTGGATGGGGGTCTAAAACCTAGCAATAGTTGGCAGGTGATTGAGGCGGGAGCTAATGCGATTGTAGCGGGTTCTGCGGTCTTCGGTGCGCCTGACTATGCCGCAGCAATTGAGGGGATTCGCAATAGCAAGCGTCCGGCCAATGCGCCTGAGTTAGTGACGGCGTAG
- a CDS encoding hydroxyisourate hydrolase, whose product MVGKLTTHVLDIAHGLPAEGMKIEVWRLEEKGAKKHLKTVLTNTDGRTDSPLLEDEALKRGVYELVFFVGDYFSEFSENSNGE is encoded by the coding sequence ATGGTTGGCAAACTGACAACCCACGTCTTAGACATTGCTCATGGTTTACCTGCGGAGGGCATGAAGATTGAAGTATGGCGACTGGAAGAGAAGGGAGCTAAAAAACACCTGAAAACCGTCCTCACCAACACCGATGGACGGACAGACAGCCCCTTGTTAGAGGATGAAGCGTTAAAGCGCGGGGTGTATGAGTTGGTCTTTTTTGTCGGGGATTATTTTAGTGAGTTTAGCGAAAACTCAAACGGGGAATAG
- a CDS encoding DUF3285 domain-containing protein, which yields MTESPSSPATAEPQASYVKLAMRNMVKKRGTSLKHFFLSTVGLLALLVGLAYLTR from the coding sequence ATGACTGAATCCCCTTCCTCTCCGGCTACTGCTGAACCCCAAGCGAGTTACGTTAAACTGGCCATGCGCAATATGGTTAAGAAGCGCGGCACGTCTTTAAAGCACTTTTTCCTCTCTACGGTTGGTCTTTTAGCGTTGTTGGTGGGTTTAGCCTATCTCACGCGCTAG
- the ybeY gene encoding rRNA maturation RNase YbeY — translation MAEMESLPVVTLYLEDHFFGDSNPSPIESQRWQSWFARWLKDLGGKLPEAVGYELSLRLTGDRAIQTFNAQYRQKDQPTDVLAFAALESEFPYSSPLDSEPLYLGDLIISVETAQRQAQQQSHPLTTELVWLASHGFLHLLGWDHPDEESLLRMLSQQKKCLEKVGFVITDL, via the coding sequence ATGGCGGAAATGGAATCTTTGCCTGTGGTGACACTGTACCTTGAAGATCATTTTTTTGGCGATTCAAACCCGAGTCCTATTGAGTCCCAACGGTGGCAAAGTTGGTTTGCGCGTTGGTTAAAAGATTTGGGGGGTAAACTCCCGGAGGCTGTGGGGTATGAGTTAAGTTTGCGTTTAACGGGCGATCGCGCTATCCAAACCTTTAACGCCCAATATCGCCAAAAAGACCAACCGACAGACGTTCTCGCCTTTGCCGCCCTCGAAAGTGAATTCCCCTACTCCTCCCCCCTAGACTCAGAACCCCTGTATCTGGGGGATCTGATCATCTCTGTAGAAACCGCCCAACGCCAAGCCCAACAACAATCCCATCCCCTGACCACTGAACTGGTCTGGTTAGCCAGTCATGGGTTTCTGCATTTGCTGGGCTGGGATCATCCTGATGAAGAGAGTCTACTGAGAATGTTATCTCAACAAAAAAAATGCTTAGAAAAGGTCGGTTTTGTCATCACTGATCTATAA